cagaatgttgaaacttcataggatgattggtcatgaagagtagatgacccctattgattttggggtcactccgtcaaaggtcaaggtcacaggggcctgaacattgaaaaccatttttgatcaataactagagaaccacttgacccagaatgttgaaacttcataggatgattgtacatgcaaagtagatgacccctattgattttggggtcactccattaaaggtcaaggtcacaggagcctgaacattgaaaaccatttccggtcagtaacttgagaaccacttgaccaagaatgttgaaacttcataggatgattggtcatgcagagtagatgacccctattgattttggggtcactctgtgaaaggtcaaggtcacaggggtccgaacattgaaaaccatttccggtcaataacttgagaaccacttgacccagaatgttgaaactccataggatgattggtcatgcagagtagatgacacctaacgattttagggtcactctgttaaaggtcaaggccacagggacctgaacatggaaaaccatttccaatcaataacttgagaaccacttgacctacaatgttgaaacttaataggatgattggacatgcagagtagatgacccctatttattttgaggtcacttcatcaaaggtcaaggtcacaggagcctgaacagtgacttgagaaccactaggccaagagtgttgaaatttagcgggatgactggacatgccaagtagatgatccctattgcagccaaccatcagtgtctctttgacttttgctcctgacccctattgacttcctgcctataggactttgcattgggggagacatgcgcttttttacaaaagcattttctagtttattattCTATTAAGCATTTTCAGGCAGTGTGTGTGTCATACAGTGTTTGATATCATTCTTGTGGAATTGTGAAATTGTATCTGAAATAAAGTCAAATGTTTGCTTTATACATAATGATATGTACATTCAAGTGACTAAGTATTAAGCAAAAACGACAGTATTCTGAATCATGTGAAGAGACGGTATTGTTTATTCAGTTATTGAGCATATTgtggaaaaaacaacagaatgtcAATAATGCTATGATAAACAACTTGGAAACTTCCTTCCTTGCTTCAAAATTTCTAAGATAAACAGACTTACGAAGTTACGAGTTAAAAGTGTTTGTTTTGAACAGTAGAATATGagaatttcagtttgttttattcagttttaaatgcTTTAAACATTATTTAAGTCATAGGGtgtttttttattaagtttaacCCACAGCAGCATGAGGCAAGTTATGTGAAGTTGTTGGCCTTAACTGCTGGTCCATTGAATTGAATTAAAATTGATGATTATGAAGTATGTTTCACTTCAGGAGGAAAATTGAAGACTCTAGAAGAGCAGGACAGTGAATCACTACAAGCTCAATGGTTTACAGTTGATGAAATACTGAATGGCAGTGTCAAGCTTAGGTAGGTCACCACAAAATAAGTAATGATCTTTATCGAGTAGGTCAagtggttaagatcactgacttAGAAAcacttgccccccccccccatccacaAAGGTCAGTGGTTCTTAGAGACCCAGGTCCCAGCCCTTAATCAGATAATGCACAGAAGGGCATCTTGGGTTTTACTCCACCACAAAAGCTgggaagtcaccatatgactGATAATTGTGTTGTTATGATGCAAAAACCCCTAAAAAAGCGATTTCAcacatataaaatgttaaaatgtaagatTTCAGCCGTTTCAAAGCTTTAAATTATGAGATTACATGCATATCAGTGTTCAAATATATGAATACACTCATGATAAATTACTTCTCAATATTCTGTTTTGGTTTTCAGACATCATGATTTTTTCAAGTCACTCAAGTTAGCACAGAAGTACATATCACAGCCAGTTACCAGCCGTCATCCACATTACCATATTGGCACCCAGCCTCATCAGCATTTACTTCTAAGGCCAGTGGTCATTAAACAAACTCAGGGGTAAGTAAGAAAGGTATATTACCATTGTGTGAGAGAGAAACCTGTGCTCTATGGTTAAACATATGGAATGTTTCTGTACACTCCATGTCAGACTTTCCCTTTTCTGCCTGTTAGCTGGTTGGTTATAATTAAACTTGTGTTGCTCATATTGCCAATACTGTATAAGTGGAAAAGTTCACTATGTCGAAATGTTAGTTAACTTAGCACATTCAAGAAATTTGCGAAAATATCGGCCAGCGTAAATTTCCATGTTCACCAAGACATGTCATTATAGTCGGGGAAAGATAAAGAAATGCAGCTTTGGCAGGTTTTTACGATGATTCCCGAATATTTCCTCTTGAGAAACATCTGGATATGACAATTCACAAACTTTTTGACCTGCAAATACATCCACTTAATATACAGTAGTGTGTATTTAACCTGTAGTCATGGAACTGTATAGGAGTGAAGTTGTGCACTTTGGAGTTTTGTTTCAGGTTTCACTCATTAAAACCAGACTTACGGCACATGgtataatataaaatgtatttaaagggCTTAAATTTTGTGCTACTGTCAGAATTATTGCTGCATTCATTCTATGTTGAAAGCTGACAGCATTTAAAAATCTGATTGCAAGTTTACCTGTCTAACAGTTAATACAGTAGAGCTACTGTATCTATCCAGCTGTTGGAATAGTGCACCTAGCAGACCTGTTTGCTTGAGGTAAAATTTTCTGCTGTTAAAGTTTACCTCATGTCCATACTTTTAGCCTTAGGATTATATCAAGCATAGCAAAAGTGGTTGCAGTTGTTGAAGTTCAActtatataaatgatattaaaaaaacaaaatttatttaggtGCTAAACTAGTTTTTTACCATgatagaaatttgaaattaatttttttcatttcatgatCTGATCAGAAGTATGGAGGTTTTATGCTGCAGAAAGACAGGGAGGACGAGGTTACCTTGCTGTAAATTACACCCAAGGGAGTTCAGCCTCTCGACTGCCCTCAATTGTGTGTTCAGGGTAAGTTTTATGATCTAGAAAACAAGAGGAAGCTTGATCTTTGATAAGAaatcaggtcactaggtcagataatagaaaaacctttgataACACtcaaaattcaactttttctaaaGTCTGTATATGTCTTGATAGGCATGCTTAGAGCTGAgacatctgtggtcaaaaactaggtcatcaggtcaagaaATAAGAAAACATTATTTAGTTGATAGACATGAAACCTAGTTAGAATGTCAGTGTTtttgaaatctaggttaagtttaaaaaagggtcatctggggtcaaagtTAAAACTTTGTTAACATTCCAGGGATGACTgctgggtaatctggggtcaaaaaatgcCAAACATAGCTTTAGATGCTTCATTTTATACCTGATCTAAattgaaattaggtcagaatgtttgctgtttcattaaaatatttggtcATGGTGCAGTACCTGCCAAGTGGCcacattgccctcttgttttcttttttattatggaaacttgtttttgtttcagGATGTTTTTCAGCTGTCACAGTCACGGATATATCTGCCAGTACAAGGTCTTCTGACTGTGGAGCATTGTGGGATACCAGCTCGAGAGCATGATGGGATATGTCTTACACCAGTGTTTGTGTTGCCAGGTGATTTGCAtgacaaatttgaaaatgttcCAAATAAGGAATATGTATGGTATAAAATAGCAAATACAAGTATATCAGAGCAGTTGACACATAGAACTTTTACAGAAGATTTGCTCATTCCACTCCTCGAGAAATCAGGAGGTAGCAGTAAATAAGGTTGTGAAATGCAAACTTCTCATTTATACCACTTATCTGtgatatattatttgttttatatattattatttatactCAGTTTATAAATATCAGGACACAGCGTATATCCTACTGAGTACACTTCTTACAGTGGACAGTAAATGTGCTTGTTAACAGTTATACATGTGAAATCATTCATATtaatgggggactaatttttatggattttgtgtTTGTGTTCATCCACAGAATtgaatcccaatgaacaagttcTTGGTCATTTTATCAGCTTAAAGATGACAGCCATGAATTCATATCACAAAGAAATAGCTGTTCCATTCAAAACCAGGAAATTTCCCACCCACAAAGtgtaatgatttcacagtatgatgTAAATTTTTTACTGTATAGTCAAACGTTCTTCACTGAAACTTGGAAAATTCAAACGCCAACCTTCACTCGAACTCATTGTCAGGTTCAGGCAAAATCCCTGTATACAGTATATTGTATAATTTTGGATGGCTTGAACTGTCGGATAACTGGAACAAATTTTGCCAGTCCTGTTGAGTTTGAgagaacaaagtttgactgtagtaaATATATGAAGCAAAATGGGCAAAAGTTTTTTAATAGAAATCATAAAGAAATCATATTTAAATGTTTCTGTGTTTCTGAGACAGGATAACTCAGATAGGCTTATACAGCATAGCATGGATAGGCTGCGATAAAATAATGGTTTTCTACTTGAGTTAGAAAagcatgggtaggacaatatttctgttatacagaggcagaaaaatcagatgaacgtctgcacccgcaagggaGTGCTCCTGTTAATTCAAGACATACTACTTGGAAAAAACCTATTAAGCTGTATAGCCTCTTttactttcatgttttttttgaaacttgaaattttaaacaaaagccTGTACTTGAGTTTGATTTTACATAAAAGTTAGATCTTTGTAGAGTTAACTTGTGTCTAGGAAATAAGTTTTTTTGAGAGGAAGTTTATGTAACTATATATCTATAAATAATCATGAAGACAGACACAAGCAAGAAAGTGATTAACAATAAGGTGAACAGTCCATCCAAATTAAAAGTGTGTGGCATCGTTAGAAAGTTATTATCTTTTAAGGAGTTGAGGCTTTTGAATATTTATGTCTTCAAATAATGGAGTTTCAAAATGTcaacaaagatatatttttacCAATGTTTTAGTTCCCCCACGCCACCAATACCAAAAACATTCTTTTCATGAAACTCAGTTACTTTGTAATGTATTGTTACAGtagttttgtttttcagttatataCTGGTTGCAGACCAGTCACTGGACAAAAATTGGGGGTTTTCCTTtgccattttatgaaaaataatcacaaaaacataaaatttgccCCGATAAAACTTCAACTCATTtgtcatctgaaaatataaaaagctcAAACAATTGGACATAAAAATTGGATATTTTGAGGCTCAAAAGGGGTAATGAAAAACACTACATTAATCAACATGGTGGAACAGTCACAAATATTTGGAAGACTGATAATTACTGTTTTACAATGACAGTTGTACCAAAAAAAACGTTCATTATGTCCATCGGTCCTGCATATAATACCAGACCTCGCCATCCTGTTCCAGACTCTCATGCACTAGCTCACTCTGCATCTGTCAGACACGCTTTGTGATAACACTTACCACACATTTCCTCATCACACCCAAAACACATAATTCCATTTGCTTCATCATCTATTATACCATGCACACCACATACACCACACACATACAAGCTAGCTGCCAACACAGCTGCATTAATGTCATTCTTATTCAGTTTACTGTTCTTCTCTCCTTTCTTCCTTTTTCTCATCTTCTCTCTGTCTTTCTTCTTCTATTCATTTTTTCTGGTCTCAAGCAGCCTGTCTCATCAGTCTCTGAATGTTTTTCTTCTTCCACCTTTTCCTTCTTTCTTCTTCATCTCTGTCTCTTCTTTCTTTTCAGTTCAAGTTCTTCTTTTTCCTGGAAAATATTAGTTTTGTAATGTTGATATGAAAGTCCTGATTGCAAAAGCATTTAACCTGATTAATGAACTtggtaaatttaattttaatgtatGCAAATATGTGCGCATATAAATacattattctaatatgactagaaATGCTTAAATTATCACAACAATACATCTATGCATCGAGAAATtgcactttcaaatttgatcaaatattttacttattaataaaacatgtttaaaacaaactgtCCCATAGCACAACTTTCTTGATTAATTTACGCACTGAATTGGTGTCCAGAATAATTCGACATAATTTGCACTCTTAACTGAACTATTCAGCAAGACGTGTTACCATTTGCGATCCAGGAGTGTATAAACAAATGAGCGTGGTGACCTACAATTTGGTGCCAttcatgcgcgaagaaacagttcagtcatatttgatctaaattttacaatataagaCATActagaatcaaaatgatttatagcaaaactgtttgaacactatttacaCACTCTAGCGGTTATACATCTTATGAAATGAATTCACTTGTTAACATAAAAATATCTTGGATATAGCATCTTGCT
This is a stretch of genomic DNA from Mercenaria mercenaria strain notata chromosome 4, MADL_Memer_1, whole genome shotgun sequence. It encodes these proteins:
- the LOC123552079 gene encoding 8-oxo-dGDP phosphatase NUDT18-like isoform X2 produces the protein MFKASDEFEIKATNESGETVTGPMSTDNASVDHVGQQKKKRVDTAEENLTSRQDRKNEEEAGSLKDMPGIESDIVKLLAGDIVDTGSIDLSCRPQSSAAPNVDEYKPVVKRTVCYIVMALVFDDEGRVILIQEAKASCRGLWYIPAGRVEPGENFIEAAKREVLEEAGLHFEPLTLLSVKSQLQRKWFRLNFVGRMKGGKLKTLEEQDSESLQAQWFTVDEILNGSVKLRHHDFFKSLKLAQKYISQPVTSRHPHYHIGTQPHQHLLLRPVVIKQTQGSMEVLCCRKTGRTRLPCCKLHPREFSLSTALNCVFRDVFQLSQSRIYLPVQGLLTVEHCGIPAREHDGICLTPVFVLPGDLHDKFENVPNKEYVWYKIANTSISEQLTHRTFTEDLLIPLLEKSGGSSK
- the LOC123552079 gene encoding 8-oxo-dGDP phosphatase NUDT18-like isoform X1, yielding MFKASDEFEIKATNESGETVTGPMSTDNASVDHVGQQKKKRVDTAEENLTSRQDRKNEEEAGSLKDMPGIESDIVKLLAGDIVDTGSIDLSCRPQSSAAPNVDEYKPVVKRTVCYIVMALVFDDEGRVILIQEAKASCRGLWYIPAGRVEPGENFIDGVKREVLEEAGFEIEPLTVSSIEAYGSQDWYRIGYVGRVTGGKLKTLEEQDSESLQAQWFTVDEILNGSVKLRHHDFFKSLKLAQKYISQPVTSRHPHYHIGTQPHQHLLLRPVVIKQTQGSMEVLCCRKTGRTRLPCCKLHPREFSLSTALNCVFRDVFQLSQSRIYLPVQGLLTVEHCGIPAREHDGICLTPVFVLPGDLHDKFENVPNKEYVWYKIANTSISEQLTHRTFTEDLLIPLLEKSGGSSK